aaacaaagaaagcaaaccGACAAAACTAGACTTGGCAGTCGGAGAAGTGCTCTGGTGGTTTCAGGCGACCTctagagggaggaggaggggccaCATCTCAAATGTACCTGTTAAtttggatgaggaggaggaggaggaagaagagggtattttttttttcttgttttgttatttgtcactCCACTAAAAATGTACATGGGAATTACAAGCAAACTAGTCAATAGAAAACACCCTTTGGCCATATTTTGAGGAGTCCGCTACATAGTGCGCTACGAGTGTACACGCGACATATGAAACACCACTAAGCCCCCATGTACATTGTTTAGCCTactacagaaaacattttttgtaatgtgttgttttatatgttttttttgttgtttttttttttaaacatttatcctttttttcctgtgacaAAACAAGTGTAGGGAAAGGCTTCTATCTCCATAATGTTCactaaaaactgtgaaaagtaTTAGACTGATGTTTGAATATCAAACAACAGGAACCCATTTTATATCTTATTCTGCTTTGAGGTTCTGCTTGTTAATGCCAGAGAGGAgctgtgggtgggtgggggtgcaGGGGGGACCTCGGCCTGTCAGTCATTCATCGGTGGGTGGAGGCCTTGTGTTTGGGGCCGCTGTCGTCGTCGCACGGCAGCTCCATGTCGTCCGAGTCGAGCCGGCCATAGGCGGTCGCTCTGCAACCTGAGATGCTGCGCATTCTGGGCCTGATGTGGTGGTCGCTCTCGTCCTCGGGCTCCAGGACCGGGTCCTCTGGCAACGGGAAGCTGCGACGCTCCCACGGCGCTACCGTCTGCAAACATCAGAGACGGTTCAGCACAGACGCCGAAGACATCTTCAGTATTTCTACACATTCATGACAAACACGCACTCGGCGGTCAGGACGCAAACCGTTTCATTCGGGTATGAGAACATTCAAATTCTTAACCTTGAACACACAATGGTTTAAATTTCCAGCCTCACAAGACTTTGTGTGGGCCCTGACGCAACAGCTAATCGCAGTACACACCCGCTCTTCAAAGGTGAAGTCCGGCGTCGAGCACCGCGTGTCCTCACTGGACAGCAGCCGATGGGAGTCCCTCGAGCAGGGCGTGTGGGGGTTGGAGGCGGTGTCGGGGCTGGCGGGACTCATGGGCGACGGCACGTGGCTGTAGTCGTGCAGCATGGGGCAGTGAGACGGGTCCGGCGACGCAGGCTGAGGGGTGGGAGGGTTGGTCCCGCACAGCAGCGGCGTGGTCCGCCCATCGACAGATTTGTACGACCTGAGGGACGACGCAGACCACAGTTCACATGTTCAGTCtacagtgtgtgagagtgtgtgagcgtgtgtgtgtgtgcgtgttgtggTAGCGACCTGCTGCCCCTCCTCTTAGCAGGAGCCAGAGCCATCCAAGTCCAGCGGGAGCGCTCCTGGTCCTCGTAGGGCTGATGGAGCAGCGTGAAGGCTGCGTCTGACAGGTCCTCCAcctacagacacacaacacCATCAGGACCCATTAGAAATGCTCAGTGCTCAGTTCACTTTACACCCGAAACAGTCTGGAAATCAGCTGGCAGAAGATCAACTGTCAGGATCATAATAACTGATCGATCATTCAGGTCatttatgaggaaaaaaatctctggctggacttgtgtttctgcagaCTTTTAAACACAGCGTAGAGGGCATTTTAATACTTGTTTCAAGTATAAAAGACATCAGTGGCAGCCAGGAGAGTTTGATGAGGCCTACAAACATTTACCAAGTGACTCAGTTTGTTGACATTTATATCACATTCTTTGTCAGTAGTTCTCAGTCACAGTAACTCCTAATCGTATCATTAACTgaagtggaaacagacaactTCCCCTCCAGCGTTTCCAAGTTTTATTGTTGGCGCCGAGACTCCTGCACAATTTTCCTCAGTAACAACTACCAACATCGCGGGACAAAAGTGAGAGTTTATTCATTCGGTTAGTCCgtaatggagacatgaaagcagctGATGGTGTCATTAGCCCGTGTAATCAACATTTACTCCGTTATAcattaaaaggacaaaaaaactCGTCTGTTGCCAGTTTAATGATTTAACATGACCTggatcagcagcagaaaaaggaCCAATTCACAAATAAGTAATTAATTTCAGGTCCGCATGAATCTGACTTCAGATCAGCAGTCTGGAATAATCGAACTGGCTGGGGATTTTCCAGACTGAACTGGTTCCAGTATGAAGAGATAACCATGACAGTGTTTGACCACCAGGTGGCAGTATTCGCTCACTGCCACACTGTACTGGTCATACTGGGTGTATGACCTCAaagttttgcacattttaagaTCAGGTAAGATAAGAAAccctttatttgtcccacaaaaGGGAGATTGCAGAGAAAAGTGGCTAACATGGAAGTCAGTGGCTTTAAAATAAATCCCAGCCGGCAGAAGGAGAGGACAGCACAGTCAGTGAGTGTTAGTGAACGCTTACCTCGCGTTCGTTTTCCTCTTCAGTAATTGGCTGGGAGAAGATGTCAACAGATCGCCAactacacaaacagaaaaatgaaggtGGGTCACAGTTACTCAAAgccaggaaagaaaacagacacgGAGAGGGAGGAAACCAACGGCACGCGTTCGGGGAAGGTTTTCCTGCAGCTCACAGGACCAACGTGGTGCAGGTGTTTACCTGGGTGTGAGAATCTCTTTGTACTGCAGCTTCTCCACTCTGGTGGTGGCAGCCACAGACATGGGGATCACTATGTTGTTGATGTCGAAGGAGCTTTCACCTCGTCTCCTCTTGATGGGCTGCTGCTGTggggacaaacacacagtgcgACCGTTCAGTGTGGACGTCAACAGATCCTACACACCAGCACCAAGTGACCACCAGGTTTAGTCGGCAGTACTGCGGTGTTGCTGACTGCACAAGTCGGTAAAGATCACTCGTTATTATAATTTAAAGATGCTATATTAAAATCTTGTCACTTCTTCAGCTGGAGAAGCGACTTGGCAGCACACATTTCTGTAAAAGTGTAGGATTTGGATGATTATTTGACTCAGTGGGGTGAAGCTTAACTCATTTTCCATGTCATTTCAATgctgaaaataatgaatatcAATATTAACATATCTAAAAGGATTATTCCACAGTTATTGTCCAGATCAGCCACCTCTGAGAGAGActatcacacagacaaaaagtttaaaaagattTGTTGTCCTCATCTCAGAATCCACATCGTGGATGAGAacccagcagcagctgaaagtaTCGCTGAGCTGTTATCTGCTCAGAGTTTTAACTTCCTGTCACCTTTTCTGCTTCagcaaccacaacaaaaaaccaaaccaaaaaagtttctctttctccctgcaCCTCCACTCAATCAGTCTAGCATGTCAACATGAGTGTGATATGAGGCTGCATGTAGACAACATGTTCTCCAGCCTGAAGTACTTCTTACCAAGTCCAACAGTTCACCTGTAAGACTGGTGTTTTTGAGCCTTAAACACGGTCGTACTCTTTCATGTGAATGTCAGGGAATAAAAAGGGCGTGTGAACCGGGAGCTGACGGACGAGCTCGTTATCAGATAACCAAGCGTTTCCTTACAGGTGTGCTGGGGATGCTCTGGCTGCCGGGGCCCAGCGGTGTGGAGTTCTCTGAAGACGTGGACAGCTGGCGCGTGAGGGGGCTGTGAAGTGACGAGTGCATGTTGGCCAGAGTTGGGCAGGGGCTGCTCGAGTCCAGGAAAAGTTTGGGGGAGGCTGGAGGACGCAGACAAACTCGTCACTTTCCATTTCTCACACCACGCACCTTCAAAATGACATGACAGGACTTTGAGATAAGCGCTGACGATATACTCACTGTCAGTCCTGTCCAGCGAGTGCTCTCGTAACCGCTTGCGGCTGTAGTTCTTGTCGAACGGCGTGGAGATGGCCTGCAGCCGCTCCGTCTTGCACACAGCTTGGCCCTCGAGTCTGGCTGTGTTCAgaacagcactgctgctgcccACGCTGCTGTCCGCTGGCCTCGGCTTCTCCGCACGGTTCTTATAGTGGCCCAGTCCTGCAACGCCAAGAAGCCGCCACAAGATTATTAGACAGGCAGTAGACACAAGTGAGTACTGCAAATTTTAGGGACTACATATCCACCGGGTGTCTGCGAGGCCCCACATTCCTGATTTACACTATGAAATGTGGGCATGTTTCACCTGTAAGAAGCATGAAAGCTTGTGTGGACCTGTGAGGTTGTTACTACTGGGGCTTGGCGACAACAGCCAATCACATAACATGCATTTGTGGCATTGTGAAATAAAACCGTCACTGCGACACACGTTGTGAAATGAACACGTCCCACAATAAACTCCAAAAATAGcagaatgaattaaaatttcatAACAGTGAGTTTTAAGAATCTATAGGCTCATTTACGTTTCTTAGTTGTTCATAATTAACGGTTCACGACATCCTGAAGTATCACCGACAGGTTCTGACACTCAGCAGCGTCTATACTTACTGACTGCCATCAGCGAGTTGGTGAATTTGTGCTTCTCTTTGGACGAGGCAAGCTTGTGTTTGAGGGAGAGCTTCTTCAGTGGTTTGCTCCTGTCCAGTGATTTGGTCTGCCACTGGCTCTTCATCACCTGCTGCAGACGGAGGCCTATACAAACGTCTGAGGGACGAGCAAACAAACAGGGGTTAAAGCTTGAATCAAACAAAGAGTTTAGTGTAAAGCCGGATACTTCGGATTTGCCATCTGGAGTTCAACATTTGTAATTCACAGCGGCATCAAAGATTCATGATAAGCCAAAGGCAACCTACTGTATGAGACAAATCTACTGCTGCCTTGTAAATCCTGTCTGTATCTGTCCAATGCAATTcatgttttgcatttcagaTAAAACAAATTCCTTAACAGTAACAGAGATGCCTcgacacaaaaacacaaaatcaagaAGGCCATGATGATCACCGGGTAaaaggagacagacagtgagaacaCTGATTCGAGGGAACATGACACCcactacagacagaaaagattGTCTAAACAGTCTCAGGAACTTCCTGGTGAGAAGCCTCTCTGCAGCCACTCCCTGTTTGTCTTCCCCTCTCGATGTAAAGTAGGAAATGACTGCGTAAACGAGTTCTCCTTTGAGCGAGGAGCCCAGCACTGACCGTCAGGAAAGGAGAGGATGGGGTGAACGCCAAGATCCAGCCTTGACAGGCGCTCCAGGGTGGGCAGCTCAAACTGAGGGTCCTCTCTGGGGGTGGGCCAGCCAccacacatcacacagctggGGTTTACCCTGCAGTGACACTGGATACAGCTGCTTCTCTGGGCCTGCAGTGGACAGGTGGGGTGGACATCAGATGACAAGCTCTAAACCAACCTCTACATTAACACATTGAAGTACATGTTACTCAATGGAGAACAAATGGCTTCTAGAAATCTTGCACAATTTAATGCACCACAGGAGTAAAGTGAGTCACCCCAGAAAACATTTCCCTCTTTGAAGCCACGCACGTCACACTGACAGACTACCTGTACTTTTCAGAAACGGTTCTAATATTAGACCTGGCACTGAACTgcagaataatttaaaaaaaaacagaataaacaatATATGTGAAATTATACTCCAGTTTCattctgaaaatacaaatgaacacactggTTGGATATTGCACTACTAACTGTTTGGTTCTGTGTCCTTAAGAAACCTCACtgtaataagaaaaatgaagtACATTTAAGTAAGGGATGATGCCCAACATGGTGTCCATTAGATATTAATGGACACCGAAGGGGCTGCAAGGTGGAGTTCATTACTTCCTGATTATTTCCAAAGAGAAAACTTAAAATTATAACTGGCAGCTGGATGATGACATAAAGCATTTTGAGGCCTCacattaaaacttttttcaaaCTTGAAAATGAACCCTGAGCTGTAATGCTGAAGGGGGAAATCGACAACAACCATCCAATGGTTCTATTTCCCTCAACCAAAACTTGTGAGTCGTCACAAGGGCGATTACGCTCCTTTGTTGTTTGCCCTAGTTTCCATATAAAcaacctgaaacacacaagatGCTCTCCAAGAATCAAACTTCATGACTCTCTGAACCAACCAtccaacattttcacagcaccTCCACAGACACACTTCAGCATGAAACCATTTCTACAAACAGCCCGAGTCCCTTTAAGGTGAAAGCATGACTGGGTGAGTTCATACTCATCATGTATGTAAGCATGTACAAGGCCTCGCAGGCAGACAGTGAAACTCACCTTGCCGTTCAGGTTGGGCACCGTGCTGGGCTGAATGAGCCGCCGCCGCCGACAGCTGACGAGTGGTCGCGTACGCGCAGCCACACACGTGCTGTCATAGGCCAACGGCTGCTGGTGCTTGGTGTCTGCACTCTCTGCCATCCTATCACAGACACGACCAGCAGAGCACATGAGGTCACAGATCTCACAccttcacattaaaacattcaGGTATTTTGTCTCAGGTGACAAGCACATCAATAGTCTTTCTTTCAATTCACTATCAGCACATTAAATCCTCACACTTGAGAAGGTCAAACCAATAAATATTCAGTATCTTCGTCTGAAAAATGGCTAAAATGATGAATTGTTTGAGCTCTTGTCAGCTCTACACAACATTTCATCATCACAAGGAATTAAAATCCATTATTATTGACAGCTCCTGTCTTGAGTGTCTCAGAAAGCAGTGAGATGAGGTGACTGATATGTATTGTACCTGCTGAGGACGCCGTTAACTGGTTGTGCATTTTGACCTTTCAAAGGGCCGGCCTCTGTGTTAGCGATGTGGGCGGGGCCTGTGTGCTCCAGCCGTTCTGCACCAACATCCTGCATCGACAGATAAGACAAAACCAGTGAGATTACAGCTAATGTCAACTGGCACAGCAAGGCAGGCTGACCAACAGCACCGAACACACCCGGAATATTAAAGATTATTATATACAGGACTCTGCGGTTAAATTTAAGATATTTTAAGACCTCATAACCACTACGAACTCTAACTGCTTTCATCAGTGATACACTTTAACTTAGACTTCCTATACCTTGATTGTCAGACAGCGCAACCAAACAGTCTTGGTTTTTATTGACTCCTTGTGTCAAAGCAATTCAGATGGGGTGAGAACAAGGACAGGGAGAATAAAGTTAGTGACTAACCACAATGCAAGGATTATTAGAAAGGGTCACATCAGTAATACACTAGAGCTCGAGAAACAGTCTTGTTCGAGGTGACACTTGCTGCCTTCCGGCAAACAGAGCAGTacaatttgcttttatttccagAGACAGGACTCAGTCATAGTTCAGTCTGACTGCTGTTGTATCTCCCCATCTGATAGGCAGCTCAACATCTGGACATAAAAGGACCTTCTCCTAACGttatcaaacaacaaacagtcaGTGGGTCGGACTTCAGAGGATGTCAACTCTAACAGGAATCCATAAATAATCCATGCAGAATCCTATTACGTAACAATTAATTCACAAAAACTTCAACAAACAACCTCTTTGGACAATAAAGTAATAGCTGGGAAAATTGTGTTTACAACCTTATATGTAAAGCGCAGCATGAGTCTCAGGAAGTGATTTGTatgtgattttgtcttttgccttcttattttctttgtacttTGCTCCCCAGTCAATCGCAGAGCGAGATCGGGTCCCAGttcgctgtctgtctgtcatgaaGGGGCACAGttctgtgtgagctgcacacAGGCAGGCAAAGGATGAAACCTGTTCATGGACTGGGTTGTGTGGAGGTGTGGCcgtgttttatttgtgctttagaagCACAACTGTTCAGAATCAATGAGCTGCAGACGAGCAGCCAACTTTGAATTGTATGTTTACAGTCAGCTACTAAACTATTCtacatattatgcctttaattATCACCAAATTGTTTTATCAAGATTAATGCTTTTTAAGACCCTGCGGACACCCTGTCCATAATAAACTAAGTGAATCATCCCAATCCTGTGGCTTTCAATAATTCAATCTGGATTTGTGAAAAACCTTTTCTGCACTGTCATCACGATGCATCGCTTGGAGCTCCTCCTTCACAagctttcacacacaaatgaacacaatttCATGGTTCAATCACACCGAAATGATCAGAGGTCtagttttgcatttttctgtaatatttATTCAACAATCTTGCGATGAAAGCAGATTATATTTGGTTCAAATTAACACTGCAACtcagcaaagacacaaaatcCTAACAAGTTTAAAGAGAAAACTGACTACGACTTATGAAACTGCAGCAGGCCAAGTGCAAACCAGCACGACGAGAGGCCACTCATGCAGTCATGCTGGTTTAACTGGTTTAACATTTCTATAAACAATTCAAAACGCATCCAGAGAAACAGAGATTCAGTGATAGATATTGGTAATTATTTCGAAGTAGTTTATTTAACAAAGGCTCTTCTATCGGATTCATTTTagatctgagaaaaaaaacaaaaaaacaatttcctgtgaacatttaacatttcatttgtacCGGACGCTTGGACAAACAACTTCAATGCTTCATTGATTGTCAGGTGCCTATGAATAAACATTTTCCTACAAATGTACCCGCACATGCCCATTCGATTAAAGAGCTGAATAAAGGCcagtttaataaaatatttactgtgaACTTCATACATTCACATACTGAAAACTGAATCCTcattattaacatttttcacTCTCAAACTGTGGGGTTAACTTAAATGGGCTGACATGTTTTTCACAAGGCATTTGGATGGCTTTTATGAGAAAGTTTTTAATCTAGGGCTCTTATGACctaattaaagctgcagtaagCCTTTTGAGGCTCATTCTGTATTACACATTCACTTTAACCGAGAGTTCTTTAAACAAGCACTTCTCTGCCTCCcattttttaatcattacaaCAATGTCTCATAAAAAAGATAAGCAAATTCAGTCACTGTTTCTGGTGAGTCAGTTTCCACCTGGGGTTAACATCAGTTCTGGGTGGTCTGATCACTAATGGACGGCTCAAGTACAGGTGCACATTCAGAGGTGGTCTGGGCAGCATATGACCACATGAttttcagtgtgtacatgaTAATGTCCTGGGTCACGCTGAAGAATCACTTCAACAATAACAAGAGGAAgccacaacaacagacaaaatggATTCTCTTGCACTGattcagcagaaatgaaaggCTTAATTATTTAAACCTTCTAAATTCTGCAAATGTCACACATTACGTTATTTCGTGTCCATCCAAGATGCAAGTTAAGACACACTGTAATGCCAGGTGTAAACAGAGAGTCCCAGAGCTGCCAACATCAGTCAGATCACCGACGACTGATGTCAACACCAGGTGGAAACAGTTTCTCAGCGACAAGAACGGAGCAAAAAATGCTGAACCCCTAATAATGAAACGCATGACACTAGACAGATTTAAGAAGACCTCAAATGGAGACTGCTTAAAGGCCGTACAGATCAGATGTGTTTTAGCCCCACGCGACAAAATAAAGGACAGCTGTGCAAAAACTAGCCACTGTTCACTTTCACTCTGCTTACCTGAGTATTTACAGGctctgtcttcatttctgtcCCACCTGCAGACACTGCGCTGGGGGCAACACCTCCCAACTCCACTGAGCCCTACAGAATCAAAACCTCAGTGTTACACTTccaccccacacacaaacatgaatccTATATTTGTGACCAAATGAACAAACAGCTCAGTGATTTGCTTCACATAATCcaagacagagacacagctgCATTacattctctctcacacacactactaACACAAGACTGAGCGACCGACCTTGCTGGCGCGGATCTGTCTGTAGATGTCGGTCTGTTGTCGTATGCGATACTCCAAGTCCGAGATGTGGGCCTGGAGCCAGTTCCAGTGGCTGATGATGGCGGCTCGCTCCACGGTGTAGCGGCTCTCTGCTCGCTTCCATCTGtgggtcaaaaaaaaaagtgtgattaCTTGTTTTAAAAGGTGAAATGAGATGCTTGATGAAATTTTGAAACACTAAGTCCATCCACATCATAAAGAGACATacaaaattttgtatttatatactTTAAATAGAGCTGTAATAATTATTTGACTAGTCTATCGACAGAAAAACAACCAgcaattatttaattaattggCTCATCTTTTAAGTCAAGCGCTCTGCCCTTAAGcattctgcttctctttcaccGTAAACAGAATATAATTGTGTTTTAGGCGGTGGGTCAGATAAAACTTGTAAAGATCACCTTGGACATCTTGGACTTGAACTGgaatgaacatttttaacattttgattatttcaaaAAAAGAACCTGAAGACTCATGATAACGAACCTAACCATTAGTTACAGCAGCTCAGTCAGTGAAAGTCAACGAATGCCCCCAAACAGAATTATTATTCACTTCTAAGTCTTGTTCAGGCAAGTATTTTGAATGTCTAGTTTGTTATGATCATAATCATCAAAACCAGTCATTTAGTGAGCCTCCAAGCATTTCCCCTGTCAGACTGCAGAGGTCAGTGAATAAGCATTACACAAAGCTCCCAGCAATGACAACTACAAGCAACAGGAGAAACACTGCAGCCAAAAAACAGTGTGATCAGGCATGCATCGAAAGTGTGGGAAAATATTAAGAGGGGGATTTTCTTTACACCGACTTGTTTCATGGCAGAGAATGAATGCCAGCTGAGAGCAGAGTACTCCATTTTACCAGTATGACACACAGAATGGGCATTTCAAAGGCAGACATGAGAGGAAAATGTCTGCTCTTGCACTGTGCAGCAGCGATCACAGAGGGCGCCGTTTCATCAAAATACGGGCTGCAGTGACCGTGGCTgaacaatgagaaaaaaaaaaagactcagaTGGCAGACAAAGATAGACCTTGCACTCATCTGCGTGTTCTCCACCCAACACCCATCCCTGTTTTCAATTTGCAGAGCTCCACCAGGTTGGAGGAAGTCGAGAACGGCTAcagctgagagaggaagaggagatgggaAGGgcaggggaggaagaggggaatAAAAGAATGACAACAAGGACCGGGAAGCTCTGGCAGCCTGGGGAGAAACAGACGGGCTTTAAAAGCAATCTACAGGCCACAGGGTGCTGGAGGGGGTGGGGCTGGGTCAGGGAACAGTGCGGCAGACACTGGGATAACCAATAATCCAACCAGGCATCCCGTCTTATTGTGGAGCTGACTGGAAGGAGTTTCTGTGGCTTTAAACATAGACATGAGCTACCAATCAGTGCAATGAAAGATGTCTTGAGTCCTCTGTTTACTGAGCCACAACATTTAGTGATCTATGGCTTGCTCACTGCAATACAGTACCAAGGACAATGCTGCAAATACAGCTGCAGTGCTACCTGCTTCTAACATTTCCTGTTGCTTTTCTACAGACTCAATCCGGTTCtgcacagataaacaaacatgTACTGTTCTCGCACACAGGGTGGTGAACGTCCACAAACACTGCAACGCTTCTGAACACGCCCATGCCTGGCGCATCAGATCAATGCACTGGCAATTCATTTGCATCCGTGTGTCCCTATGGAGACCCATCTTAGAACAACACTGGTGGCGCAAACTGTGTCACACAGTCCACTGCACAAATTAGTCTGAGGTTGGGTGCCATGAGTCACCCAGGGGTGGGTGGACAAGTGATCCAACACAGGGAGGACAGGCCAGGTGTAAGGTCCCTCAGGGAGAAGTGGAAAATGATCTCAAGCAGATTCATACTCTCATTGACAGACAAGACCGAACATATTTTACAGAGGGCACACATCCAAGCATTGGTCTGCTTTTAAGTCAAGTAAGACCACAGAAAAAGGAGACGGAGAGCTGAATTAAAGTTGAAGATGTGTACTACGGGGTATCCCAACTCCAGTCCTCCACTGCACAAGAGCTGACCACCACTAGTGTAGATTACAGTGAAAGGGGAAGTTTAGTAAATTATAAACACATAGAGGCCATTACAAGTCCAATGACCTTAATctgacggaggaggaggaggaggggtcaGTTAGCAGCACTGAGACACCCTCCCCTCCCTACACTAGAGGCTCCATCCCCCCCCTTTAACCAGGACATATTTTCCTCCCCCCGACTCCCACACTCACAAAGCACCAGCGGCAATCACTACAGCCATCGTTTTCTGGCAGTCAGCACATTCTCCATTGTGGTGCTTCTCTGGATGCAGCACATACGTTGTATGGTGCAGGGTACCCCCGTGCCATACAGTTCcctccaaaataaacacacccactcaaaaaaaaaaaaaaaaaccaacccaaaaaaaccaaaaccaacacaCAGCCCAGTTCTTCACCAAAAACCAAGAGACCTGGAAGACCCTTTTCTACACCTCAGCAGTTCAATATTCTTACTGATACCATCACAGTACTTTTCACACTGTACTGCAAGTAAATAATCACAAAACCTATTTTATAGTCACtcattttttttgcctttctctcctccactgTGTTTGTTAATTCTGGAGGAGGGGTGCACTTCCTGCCCATATAGACAGACAACTGGCTGGTGGAAGGAGATTTACTCTCCATTTAGTTGACCCGTGTAAGAAGCAATATAACTATGCTGTACACTTAAGTAATATGATTAGGAATGGTAATCTCTGCCATTTTTGCATATCGCATCATCAACCAGCACCATGAGCACATGTTTAGTCGA
The Scatophagus argus isolate fScaArg1 chromosome 21, fScaArg1.pri, whole genome shotgun sequence genome window above contains:
- the kansl1a gene encoding KAT8 regulatory NSL complex subunit 1 isoform X1 yields the protein MAAMAPALTDAPAEAHHIRFKLAAPSSSLSPASAENNGNASNILIHSSGPAKCKATSEECSLDFCGADQEQQQPQPQADSVAQASALGKLQPLVASYLCSDVTPVPSTKESIKLQGVLIKQSVLKSHRILPSSLLNGGGDFLLRKRQAIELSGGQLKSLMSGSTNGGGQPMAPVNGLAKKLANMSGPGCVVAVNGDKPSATTDSQSQNLPLETETLTATLSGHIPVKGTLKQKHLSGVSQNTDGKNLEPPVHQSVALSPFTHENPNPTEQANLEEAHSHTPASQPQGPDRERPGSSQQGSPSCTPAPQPPLPCTSSSDSLEAHIRERSLLNSSRQAEIESRLRRLRKRLQVVQAKQVERHIQQQLGGFLDSALNRLLPGNRKSDLSTPTATWRTGRHSSSNNRDGLSRFLKSGTMPLELERLYLSGSANLHSVESAFDSDVTESSSGGDSDLEEEELARVDIEQRHVKIWKRAESRYTVERAAIISHWNWLQAHISDLEYRIRQQTDIYRQIRASKGSVELGGVAPSAVSAGGTEMKTEPVNTQDVGAERLEHTGPAHIANTEAGPLKGQNAQPVNGVLSRMAESADTKHQQPLAYDSTCVAARTRPLVSCRRRRLIQPSTVPNLNGKAQRSSCIQCHCRVNPSCVMCGGWPTPREDPQFELPTLERLSRLDLGVHPILSFPDDVCIGLRLQQVMKSQWQTKSLDRSKPLKKLSLKHKLASSKEKHKFTNSLMAVSVAGLGHYKNRAEKPRPADSSVGSSSAVLNTARLEGQAVCKTERLQAISTPFDKNYSRKRLREHSLDRTDTSPKLFLDSSSPCPTLANMHSSLHSPLTRQLSTSSENSTPLGPGSQSIPSTPQQPIKRRRGESSFDINNIVIPMSVAATTRVEKLQYKEILTPSWRSVDIFSQPITEEENEREVEDLSDAAFTLLHQPYEDQERSRWTWMALAPAKRRGSRSYKSVDGRTTPLLCGTNPPTPQPASPDPSHCPMLHDYSHVPSPMSPASPDTASNPHTPCSRDSHRLLSSEDTRCSTPDFTFEERTVAPWERRSFPLPEDPVLEPEDESDHHIRPRMRSISGCRATAYGRLDSDDMELPCDDDSGPKHKASTHR
- the kansl1a gene encoding KAT8 regulatory NSL complex subunit 1 isoform X2 → MAAMAPALTDAPAEAHHIRFKLAAPSSSLSPASAENNGNASNILIHSSGPAKCKATSEECSLDFCGADQEQQQPQPQADSVAQASALGKLQPLVASYLCSDVTPVPSTKESIKLQGVLIKQSVLKSHRILPSSLLNGGGDFLLRKRQAIELSGGQLKSLMSGSTNGGGQPMAPVNGLAKKLANMSGPGCVVAVNGDKPSATTDSQSQNLPLETETLTATLSGHIPVKGTLKQKHLSGVSQNTDGKNLEPPVHQSVALSPFTHENPNPTEQANLEEAHSHTPASQPQGPDRERPGSSQQGSPSCTPAPQPPLPCTSSSDSLEAHIRERSLLNSSRQAEIESRLRRLRKRLQVVQAKQVERHIQQQLGGFLDSALNRLLPGNRKSDLSTPTATWRTGRHSSSNNRDGLSRFLKSGTMPLELERLYLSGSANLHSVESAFDSDVTESSSGGDSDLEEEELARVDIEQRHVKIWKRAESRYTVERAAIISHWNWLQAHISDLEYRIRQQTDIYRQIRASKGSVELGGVAPSAVSAGGTEMKTEPVNTQDVGAERLEHTGPAHIANTEAGPLKGQNAQPVNGVLSRMAESADTKHQQPLAYDSTCVAARTRPLVSCRRRRLIQPSTVPNLNGKAQRSSCIQCHCRVNPSCVMCGGWPTPREDPQFELPTLERLSRLDLGVHPILSFPDDVCIGLRLQQVMKSQWQTKSLDRSKPLKKLSLKHKLASSKEKHKFTNSLMAVSVAGLGHYKNRAEKPRPADSSVGSSSAVLNTARLEGQAVCKTERLQAISTPFDKNYSRKRLREHSLDRTDTSPKLFLDSSSPCPTLANMHSSLHSPLTRQLSTSSENSTPLGPGSQSIPSTPQPIKRRRGESSFDINNIVIPMSVAATTRVEKLQYKEILTPSWRSVDIFSQPITEEENEREVEDLSDAAFTLLHQPYEDQERSRWTWMALAPAKRRGSRSYKSVDGRTTPLLCGTNPPTPQPASPDPSHCPMLHDYSHVPSPMSPASPDTASNPHTPCSRDSHRLLSSEDTRCSTPDFTFEERTVAPWERRSFPLPEDPVLEPEDESDHHIRPRMRSISGCRATAYGRLDSDDMELPCDDDSGPKHKASTHR